Genomic DNA from Setaria italica strain Yugu1 chromosome V, Setaria_italica_v2.0, whole genome shotgun sequence:
TTCGAAGTCTGACTGCTTGATCTTCCTATTCTTTTGTTGTTGTACAAATACAATTTAATTATAGGCTTGCCACTTCCTATTTCTTAGGCAACATACAGATAATATTTTAACATATACTTGCAGGCGCCCTTCTATAATTTATGATGCAAATGAAGTTAAACAATGGGTAGAAGCACGGAAGAAAAACTACCCTACAAGCGTCAATATAAACAAGGTTCATATTTGTACTTATGCCTCCTTAAGCCTGAATGACTTCATGTCTGCATGAAAGAACGTTACTGACCAACTGCTTGTGCTCCATAATGCAGAAGTTGTCTGAGAGTCACTTAGATAATCAAAACAAGGACAAAGATGCCCAGCTGCGACGCCAGGTGATCTAATAGTTATTATGGATTTATGACCATGATGTCCCTCAGTTTAAAATGAAAATATTTGTCTATAAATGGTCGGTAATTAGAATCGTTGTCCACTGCATTCAAGTAGTGGGGATATGTCTGTGGATGTTACAATTCCTTTATTTCGACCTGGAAATGAATATTGGCCCGGTTCTTATATGCAACCATTTTATTTGGTGCAGGAACTGAAGGAAGTCCTAGCAAAGCAGCAAGAACTGGGTCTTGAATTACCTGAGTTACCACCTGGCTATCTATCTGAAACTGAGGATCAAGGCAATGAAAAGAAAAGTAATTGGAAAACTCAACGCAGGGATTCTCGTTTTGAGAATCGTGGCAATACTAGCAAAAGACCGAGGTATGAGCGTGGAGAGTTTCAGTCTAAAAGATCCAAGGTATGGAACCGCACTCCTAGCAATGATGGTGCATTGGCTAAGAGCAGAGAACCAACCCTCCTACAGAAGCTTCTTAGCTCTGATATCAAAAGGGACAGGCATAGGCTTCTTCACACATTCAAATTCATGGCCTTGAATAATTTCTTTAAGGACTGGCCTGATAAGCAGCTGCAGTTTCCCATTGTTAAGGTGAACCAGATTGAAATTGAAGATAATATTACCACAGGCAACTTAGATGACTTGGAGAATGCTGAGATGGCCAAGGTCAGCAGCCTTGATACAACTGGAAATGGTGTTAGGAAAGAGTTGAGCTCGATTGATGAAGAAACTGGTATTGCTGACCACAATGATGACGACGAAGAGGATGGTGCTAGTGCGGACAGCAGAGACGAGGATGGGGACGAGGACGCAGATGAAGAGCAGTTTAACGAAGCCGAAGATGATGCGGCTGCCTGAAATTTTGACTGAACCGGGTATCTgaaatacctttttttttttctgtgtgtGTAAAGTTGAGCGCGCACAATGCATTCTATCGCTCTTCGTAAATTCCTGGCGAGGTCTCATGTTTGAAGAAAATACATGTAGTTGAATTATGCGGAAATGTTCTTTCTGAACAAAAGCATAAAAAAAAGGTGCGCACAGGAGTTACGAGACCCCATCGTGACTATCGCACAGCAAAGTTTGCTCTGAATATGCCTTGGAGTAAAGGTCAGTGGCACTGTTAAATTGTTAATGCAGGCAACGCCCGACGACACGCGGCGGCGTTGTCTTTTGAAGAAAACCACCTGGCACAGTGGCAGTCTGGCACCCCAGTAGTTTTCTAAAATGAAAACAATTATCATCAATTGCTATGAAATTGATATCGTAGTAAAAGACATTTGAATACTGATCTATCCATGTAACTTTATGCATTAAGCATGCACATGATTTAATGAATTGTTAATTAAAATCTATATAAATTTGACTTTTGAAAATCCTAACGCACCTACTAATCTCAAACAGAGAACTAGCTACAATCCTTACTGCTTCAACGTGCAGTGATATCATGCCATGTCGCTTTGGTCGTGTCGACATGCCATGCCGGAGCGCTTTTACTCCGCCTTCACCCTCCCGAGGACGGCGCTTGAATGCCGCCAGAGAAGCCGAGATTTGTCGCCCGATTCGGTCCCTCAGCTGATATTTTTGGCGCGCACTAAAGGCGGCGCACACACGGCGCGCTTCCTCCTCCCCGCTTCGACGATCGAgcagctcgccgcgccgccgcgccgcgcaagCAAGCCCGCCTCCCTGCCCCTGGCCCGCGCCTGCCCTGGTGTAGTCTGTAGTCTGGACCAGGGCGACCGCCGCATTGATGCCGCGGCATTCAAGGTGGGTGCGCGCGCGCTGCACTGCACCTGCACGCACGCACATGGCACCGTCTCGCTCCGATTTCCCAGCACGCCCACGGCCGCGGCCAGCGCCACGGCCTACCAGGCTACAGCAGCCGCATTCATATCCGCATTCATTCGCACGCAGGAGCAGCACCATCCTGGCCGGCCAGCGAGCGGCGGCTTGCACTGCACTGGCCGATGGTGATCGGCCTGGACCGGTCGCCGTCGCGGCATGGACGATGGACCCAACAACCGGCTGGGCGGTGGAATGGAATCCCATCGGCTCCCATCACGTAACCTGGCGTGGCAATGTTTCTGATCAGTTCGAAATCAAGGCCCGGCACACGCACCCTTGGAGTTGGACTGTTGGAGTGGTTAGCTAATTAAAGACAGGCTGCAACCACACCACACAAGTGCATGCAGCTCGACCAGGCCCCCAGTTCGGTAGTACACGCTACAACTCCGGCCAGCAGTGGCCAAACCTCCGGCACGCCATATTTAAGAGCACGCGCCAGCATAGGAGTCGCTTCTCTCGGCGAGCACCAGGAACACTCCAAGCACAACAAGCAGCATACTCCTCGGCTAGCCGCTAGCTACTTCTCGCGATGGCAATGCTGCTGCCGCGGTTGGCTACGGTgcttgtggcggcggcgctggcgttcgggatggcggcggcgcagggcccggcggcggctcccggcCCGGCGCCCGGGATCAGCGACGAGTGCCTCAACTCGGTGCTCAACATGTCGGACTGCCTGACGTACGTGACGGCCGGAAGCACGGCGCGGCACCCGGACAAGGCCTGCTGCCCGGAGCTGGCGGGCCTGCTCGAGTCCCACCCGGTCTGCCTCTGCCAGCtgctggccggcggcgccgagtcATACGGCGTCAGCGTCGACTACAAGCGCGCCCTCGCGCTCCCTGGCATCTGCCGCCTCACCGCGCCGCCCGTCAGCGCGTGCGCAGGTAATAAACATGCATGTTCTATGACATCGTTGTATTGTTATCTTCCCGGTCAGTCGCCGGCTTTGCATCAGCTGGTCACCTCGCGTGTCTCTCTACTGTCCAGTGGCCAGTGGGTTACACGAGCTAGTAAAAGTTTCAAACAAAAACCTCAGAGCTGCATATAGAAAAAGTAAACTTTAGACCATGACAGAGAGCTGGCCAAACTAAGCAGTTTCCTTGCCACTGCCTACGATTCTGTTCTTCCGTTCTCAACTAAGTTACAATCTCTGAGAAGTTTGTGAGAAAGCAAGATGCTAGTACAAGAATAAAATCTTCTTCCTTGCTCAATCTGTAAAACCATTGCCTTTTGCAGTACGATTGCAGTCAAACTTACTCTAGTTAGTAAGAGGAAAGATGATAGGATGAGTTTGCAACTTACTCTGTTCATCTGATTACGTCTCCAATTCCGGTACTAAACTGCTTTATGATATCTGCAGCGTTCGGAGTCCCTCTCCCTGCGGGACTGGTGCCtactgcagcgccctcgcccaTGTCAGGCCTCTCTCCTTCTATGGGTCCAGAAGTACCTGGTAACTTGCTATCCTTTCCCTGCTCTTGATTCTCTAGTCCTTCACTAGCATACATCTTTGTAACAAATTGATAGTGCATCAGTACAATCGAATGGAGGATATTAGCACTAAATGCCAATTAGAGAGACATTGACCGCTCTTAACTTCTTATTCCCTCCGTAccaaattataaatcgtttTAATTTCATAgactttattatgcacttaaatataAACTATGTCTAGAATTCTATATTATGCATAATAATgtctataaatttagaaaagatCAAACGATACGTAACTTGGGACGGGGGAGTACGTTGCTGATGTTAACAGATGCTTGTTAGTAGGTGCCGTCATAGTCAGTCAGTCACACTCACATGGTCACACATTCTTAGATGACCTGCTTACTCTGCTAACTTATTACCACTCCGATCCATCTCGTGTCCTGCAGCGAACACGCCGGCCGGCTCAGCAGCGAAGTCGTCGAACCACGCCCCAGGCCGCGTCACCGCCGGTGGCCTCAtcgccctcgccgcgctgcccctcgccgtcgcggccgccgccgggatgcTCTAGGCCACCACCGGAGCTTGTgatttcttcttcattcttacCACACATATGGTTTGTGCATTACTATGTAATACGCACGTACGGTACAAACAATTGTTTCCACGCACGAGATTCTTCCgggttttgttgttgttttttccaTGTAACAATTCCTTTCGGTGTGCTGTAAAATTTGCTAGAGATAGTGACTGCTGTGTACGTATAGCATCGTCGTCTTGGTGTCCTTCCTACAGTTTGATGCCGCACGTACTGTTCGTCTCGTCTCGGCATTTGGGTCAGTCGAGTCACGATCGGCGACATGGCAGCAAATGCTGTGCAGTACGAGCGAAACAGTGGCGGCGATGGAATTTATTCGAGAGGGAAATTAAAATCTGGGGGTTGAGCTGTCGAGGAGGGgcgtgtggccgtgtgggggaagaccgggaggagaggaggagcgtTGGATCTTGCTGGCGGTCGGCAGGACGTCGTGGGCAGCGACACTCCGGCCCCGGTGATCGTCTTGAGCCCTACTTCTACTTGGGCGCTGGCCGTTGGAACATCAATGCCGAGATGCCCTCCGATCCTTCCACCACTGCTGGCATTTGGTTGCGGCCCATCCCACCCCGTGTGGCCATGTGACTCATTTGCGGCTGCAATAGTTGTCGTAGTTCTCTTGCGACTTGGGGACAAAGATCCAAAACGCTTGCTCTATAATTGCTGCACTTGTTTGGGTACTCACATTCACAGTCGATACAAGGGAAGTCAGAGAGGACAAAATGCACCATGACGAGTGGAGCGTTTATGCGGTTCAAGTTCCATACTTCCCGTGAAGTCAAACACAATGGAGAAGGAGCCCTAAGAAATTATTCTGCTGTTCAAAACAAAAATTGTCCCGTCTAATGCAATCATGCTTCCTGAATCCAGATAAGCTGAAGAAAGAACAGAGACCTACAAAAAGGGTTGCTGCACATATTTTCGGAAAGCTAAGCATGAGCTGCCCAGCACACGGGTGGTAAGCATGTTTACATGACTAACCACGGGGAAAAAAATACAACCTAACTTTGCTATACTGGTTAAGCAATGTTGTTCTGAAACTGAAAACATTTTGCTAAGTTATCAAGCACACAAAGCCTGTTTGGATGAGGGGGGCCGTTGGTTGGGTTTACCCATCATACAAATAGGCGCCTTTCCTGAGCGCTTCGCCTTTTTCTGGTACCGGGATAAGCTGTATATATTCTCATCATATTCTAAGAGAGCTCACATTTCGTGCAGTGCCTGCAAAATGGGATGCATAATATTGCTTATTATTAAGAACCACTCTAACAGAGAAAACAGAGAACAATAACCGTGCAAGCAGTAGGCATGACTTTACTTTGCCCTTGCCCCTTGGTAAGAGCTCTTCAGCACCAATTCTCATGTCAGCATTTGATGAGCGCCTCTTCGTCTTTTTGTTAAGTACCTCGACCTCAACAACGAAGGTTCCACAAACAGGACGATGATCGGAAAATCTAGACTCCCCACGGTAGTAGGATAATTGCATTATACCGTCCCCACGCCACAATATTCTATCACACCTGAGCAAGTTTCAACAAGCTGTGTGAATACTGAATAGATGTAGGCAATTGGAGTATAGCAAGTTTGAGCTTTGTACCTAAACAAGTTAGCTTATACAATATGAAAACTGCAGGATGTGGCGGGTTTCCTTATATTGTTGAAATAGAAGTAATAAGAATGCCTCATTCTTATGTGCAATACCAAATTAAGTTGTATTTGACACTTTTGGCAAACAGGAATGAAGGCAGCATTATGTGCTATGTTTATACCCATTAAGTATACCCCTAGGGGGACAGCAGAACTTAACATAAATGCATTTTCTGTATAGGCATTTTTGTCTAACTGAAACCTATATTCAAAAGTGGTACATACCACGCCGGTGTTCTCCtctttttctttgatgttgcaGTCTCACCAGCATAAGCATCTGAGTTAAACGAGTACTTGTACGTTGGAGCAAAATATATCTTCCCCTCATTCCAACCCTTAAATACTCGCCCGGCATCACGCTCGATTTTAAGCTGAAGCAAAATATACACAACATAAGGCGATGTGCTAAAAAGCACAACAAACAATGCAAATACAAATAAAACTTTTCATATTCCTTTGTTTGTAGTGCTTATTGGTACAAAGCATTATCattttcaacaaaaaaattattaacTCTTGCTACCTTCTTTCGATGAATACTAATTAACTTATTTTTCATATGATGAGGTAACTCTGATGATAGGCATATTTAGTAATGGTGCCATTCCTCCAATTAGTGTTTTTTTCC
This window encodes:
- the LOC101785540 gene encoding non-specific lipid transfer protein GPI-anchored 2; protein product: MAMLLPRLATVLVAAALAFGMAAAQGPAAAPGPAPGISDECLNSVLNMSDCLTYVTAGSTARHPDKACCPELAGLLESHPVCLCQLLAGGAESYGVSVDYKRALALPGICRLTAPPVSACAAFGVPLPAGLVPTAAPSPMSGLSPSMGPEVPANTPAGSAAKSSNHAPGRVTAGGLIALAALPLAVAAAAGML